In one window of Pseudomonadota bacterium DNA:
- a CDS encoding hydrogenase iron-sulfur subunit: MEHFEPDIIAFCCEYUGYTAADLAGSMRLSYPASIKIVKVPCTGRVDIVLILKAFENGADGVCLVGCLEGDCHFLTGNLRARKRVEYVKQLLDETGIGGNRVVMYNLSAAEGRRFAEAAREMTEKIRALGPNPAKLQGSRGQGVEGPSEQHSNP, translated from the coding sequence ATGGAACATTTTGAACCGGATATTATAGCTTTTTGCTGCGAATACTGAGGGTATACCGCAGCGGACCTGGCAGGTTCGATGAGACTCTCGTATCCGGCAAGCATTAAGATAGTGAAGGTGCCCTGTACGGGCAGGGTGGACATTGTTCTCATCCTGAAGGCCTTTGAAAATGGCGCCGATGGAGTCTGTCTTGTAGGCTGTCTTGAGGGTGACTGCCATTTTCTGACCGGAAACCTGAGGGCAAGAAAACGTGTAGAATACGTAAAACAACTGCTTGATGAAACCGGTATCGGCGGCAACAGGGTGGTAATGTACAACCTGTCGGCGGCAGAGGGTCGGCGTTTTGCAGAAGCGGCGCGTGAGATGACGGAGAAGATAAGGGCCTTGGGGCCGAATCCGGCAAAATTACAGGGGTCGAGGGGCCAAGGGGTCGAGGGGCCAAGCGAACAACACTCGAACCCTTAA